In Rhodopirellula islandica, one DNA window encodes the following:
- a CDS encoding FliH/SctL family protein: protein MNNKQNHSIAWNALLISVITTIAGCPDPQAARKQQEAEARHRRELQMTQQTASATATTQTLLSQQSVVQAARQEGFQAGEASGRNAAMEDVNEQKEIARKLGHQTGMIEGELKGHQAGFKQGEATGYAKAAADEFRKGQEQGAIYGEIKGRSEAEKEAAQKIELAEEMGEARGLKIGKVEGFEAGKEQQRRESFWKIASVVVCVSCSFVAVLFFVLVHREPGSALVIQRQNTLLRLQEQEREERLLALLERAVIPRISQVDKQTDAPIETVEVAK, encoded by the coding sequence ATGAACAATAAACAGAACCACAGCATCGCATGGAATGCGTTGCTAATCAGCGTCATCACTACGATCGCCGGTTGTCCAGATCCACAAGCCGCGAGAAAGCAACAAGAAGCCGAAGCCCGGCATCGACGTGAGTTGCAAATGACGCAGCAAACGGCCTCGGCGACCGCGACCACGCAAACACTTCTCTCTCAGCAGTCCGTCGTTCAAGCGGCGCGGCAAGAAGGCTTCCAAGCCGGCGAGGCGAGCGGACGTAACGCCGCGATGGAGGATGTTAATGAGCAAAAAGAGATTGCCCGCAAGCTGGGGCACCAAACCGGGATGATCGAAGGTGAACTGAAAGGACATCAGGCAGGCTTCAAACAGGGCGAAGCAACCGGCTACGCCAAGGCCGCCGCCGACGAGTTTCGAAAAGGGCAGGAGCAGGGGGCTATCTATGGGGAAATAAAAGGTCGCAGCGAAGCAGAGAAAGAGGCGGCTCAGAAGATCGAGCTGGCCGAGGAGATGGGCGAAGCGAGAGGCCTGAAGATCGGAAAGGTTGAAGGTTTCGAGGCGGGAAAGGAACAACAACGCCGGGAAAGCTTTTGGAAGATTGCTTCGGTGGTCGTTTGCGTGTCGTGTTCTTTCGTTGCGGTTCTGTTCTTCGTTCTCGTTCATCGCGAACCTGGATCGGCACTTGTGATCCAAAGACAAAACACTCTCCTCCGCCTGCAGGAGCAAGAGCGTGAGGAACGTTTGCTAGCGTTACTCGAACGTGCGGTCATCCCCCGCATATCTCAAGTCGACAAACAAACTGACGCTCCGATCGAGACGGTGGAGGTGGCAAAATGA
- a CDS encoding SprT family zinc-dependent metalloprotease has protein sequence MDRFNLKIGDPALCFLKLRGACGHYRLSRNGFGLNHEIAIDINHLNRGLQSPEGWIEVLRTLAHECIHHWEHVQCGRNKGGRYHTVVFRKKAEQMGLLVDERGYSLGIIPDSPFVALLEEYGVSVPQLAPILNTPAKTAPTKLKLWECKCALPFKLRIARSNPRVRCEYCGRLFEERGA, from the coding sequence GTGGACCGCTTCAACTTGAAGATCGGTGATCCGGCACTTTGCTTTCTAAAGCTGCGTGGGGCGTGTGGTCATTACCGTTTGAGCCGCAATGGTTTTGGTTTAAACCATGAAATCGCGATCGACATCAATCACCTCAATCGCGGCTTGCAATCGCCCGAGGGGTGGATCGAGGTATTGCGTACCCTTGCACACGAATGCATCCATCACTGGGAACACGTTCAGTGCGGCCGCAATAAAGGCGGACGCTATCACACGGTCGTTTTTCGCAAGAAAGCTGAGCAAATGGGCTTGCTTGTCGATGAGCGTGGCTACTCCTTGGGGATCATCCCAGACAGCCCGTTCGTTGCTCTACTAGAGGAATACGGCGTATCAGTGCCTCAGCTCGCACCGATACTAAACACACCGGCGAAGACGGCACCGACGAAGCTCAAGCTTTGGGAGTGCAAATGTGCTTTGCCGTTTAAACTGCGAATCGCACGCTCGAACCCTCGCGTCCGCTGCGAGTACTGCGGCAGGCTCTTTGAAGAACGAGGTGCGTGA
- a CDS encoding replication initiator protein A, producing MTDSSSAAIEPQALLPERHPIGDFFICDVVDAAPKGDMAGMEHPIFSLSTKPDHKFRRYDHNGDWLEVRPGAEGLATVFDRDILIFAISQLVAAMNEGREVHSVLRFQAIELLTATNRETSGRGYDLLKSALERLVGTRITTNILTGEKEITRGFGLIEHYEIVREGRDGRMQEIEIKVSDWVYQAVKSKEVLTLHRDFFRLRRPLERRIYELARKHCGRKSQWRIGLDLLRKKTGSNSTRKEFKRALKKVVERDQVANHMPDYAVTLEEGDRDIVVFTNRGTIPSSTGGQSKNDPIRKLKDDVYHEARLAAPGWDVRELENQWRDWISLSGAEPPRHPEAAFLGFCRKWFQRKGMP from the coding sequence ATGACCGATTCTTCTTCCGCCGCGATCGAACCTCAGGCGCTCTTGCCAGAGCGGCACCCGATTGGGGACTTCTTCATTTGCGATGTCGTTGATGCCGCGCCCAAGGGTGATATGGCCGGGATGGAGCATCCGATCTTTAGCCTGTCCACCAAACCGGATCACAAGTTCCGCCGCTACGATCACAATGGCGATTGGCTGGAAGTCCGTCCCGGCGCCGAAGGCCTTGCCACGGTCTTCGACCGTGACATCTTAATCTTCGCGATCAGCCAACTCGTTGCCGCGATGAACGAGGGCAGGGAGGTTCACTCGGTGCTCCGCTTCCAGGCCATTGAACTATTGACGGCCACCAACCGTGAGACGTCCGGCCGCGGGTACGACCTACTCAAGTCGGCACTCGAACGATTAGTCGGAACCCGGATCACCACGAACATCTTGACGGGCGAAAAGGAGATCACCCGCGGCTTCGGATTGATCGAGCATTACGAGATTGTTCGCGAAGGCCGCGACGGCCGGATGCAAGAGATCGAAATCAAGGTCAGCGACTGGGTGTATCAGGCCGTCAAATCCAAAGAGGTACTCACGCTTCATCGTGATTTCTTCAGGCTCAGACGTCCTTTGGAACGTCGCATCTACGAACTCGCCCGGAAGCATTGCGGCCGCAAGTCCCAGTGGCGGATTGGCCTCGACCTTCTGCGAAAGAAGACCGGATCCAACAGCACACGCAAAGAATTCAAACGCGCGCTCAAAAAAGTGGTCGAGCGTGACCAGGTGGCCAACCACATGCCCGACTACGCGGTCACGCTGGAGGAGGGCGACCGCGACATTGTCGTGTTTACAAACCGTGGAACGATTCCCTCGAGTACCGGGGGGCAGTCGAAAAATGATCCCATTCGCAAGCTGAAAGACGACGTGTACCACGAGGCGAGACTGGCCGCGCCCGGCTGGGACGTGCGCGAGCTCGAAAATCAGTGGCGGGACTGGATCTCACTCTCAGGTGCCGAACCGCCTCGCCACCCAGAGGCGGCTTTTCTGGGCTTCTGCCGAAAGTGGTTTCAGCGGAAGGGCATGCCGTAA
- a CDS encoding DUF3991 and TOPRIM domain-containing protein yields the protein MASSRSDELDRFKRIDLVAYAGQRGYVVDRRASSRNSIVMRHANGDKIGVGKTPAGTFVYYNFKGDDSGTIIDLVQTLDGGSLGDVRKTLRNFDGSVAMHAPSPTLPFKLQPSQHDASRVLAGWMNTKPIGAKGHPYLAEFRGISVDVQHDPIFKGRIHIDARGNAVFPHYNQSGLCGYELKNGNASGTTFTGFSPGGVKGLACSRPRPDDREMIVCETAIDMLSVATLEGAHGKRFFSTAGQISPMQAECLRSAADKMPRTDSRILLALDHDQGGQMIAARIREALGSMSLPIIEHYPPNKGSDWNDILLDRRKCDGTTLQLG from the coding sequence ATGGCCTCATCACGTTCAGATGAACTCGACCGTTTCAAACGCATCGATCTTGTTGCGTACGCCGGTCAGCGGGGTTACGTCGTCGATCGACGAGCCAGTAGTCGGAACAGCATCGTGATGCGTCATGCCAACGGAGACAAAATCGGCGTCGGTAAAACACCCGCTGGCACGTTCGTGTACTACAACTTCAAAGGTGATGATTCCGGAACGATCATCGACTTGGTGCAGACCCTCGATGGTGGATCGCTTGGAGATGTTCGCAAGACCCTTCGCAATTTCGACGGGTCAGTCGCGATGCATGCCCCCTCCCCCACTCTTCCTTTCAAGCTGCAGCCTTCCCAACACGACGCCTCCCGTGTTTTGGCGGGATGGATGAATACGAAACCAATCGGAGCAAAGGGGCATCCCTATCTCGCCGAATTTCGAGGGATTTCAGTGGATGTGCAGCACGATCCGATCTTCAAGGGACGCATTCACATCGATGCACGTGGCAATGCGGTATTCCCCCACTACAACCAATCTGGTTTGTGCGGGTACGAACTCAAAAATGGAAACGCCTCGGGAACCACGTTTACGGGTTTCAGCCCGGGCGGAGTCAAAGGTCTGGCGTGCTCTCGGCCTCGGCCCGATGACCGCGAGATGATCGTTTGCGAGACGGCGATCGATATGCTCAGCGTCGCGACACTCGAGGGCGCACACGGGAAACGCTTCTTCAGTACCGCTGGGCAGATCAGCCCAATGCAAGCGGAATGCTTGCGATCAGCGGCCGACAAAATGCCCCGTACAGATTCTCGGATTTTGCTGGCACTGGACCATGATCAGGGCGGGCAGATGATTGCGGCTCGAATACGCGAAGCGTTGGGTTCGATGTCGCTGCCGATTATCGAGCACTACCCACCCAATAAAGGCAGTGACTGGAATGATATTCTGCTAGATCGTCGCAAATGCGATGGTACGACGCTACAGCTCGGCTGA
- a CDS encoding DUF6876 family protein — MNNNISTTNAERGDRKQNPLTSGDLRNFSGDLERFRYALNRNVIYTPGVQYVAEKGEAYWLIDAIASWIGSEPFNEAVAKDDRIGEMHFWTLRRIQGNAATLEAKADSPEKPFIVQDIEFTDFPLDKIDIWAGFDGKHWTLYLPSEH, encoded by the coding sequence ATGAACAACAACATCTCAACCACAAACGCAGAGCGAGGCGATCGAAAACAAAATCCGCTAACGAGTGGCGACCTGCGAAACTTCAGCGGCGATCTCGAACGGTTCCGATATGCACTCAATCGAAACGTCATCTACACGCCCGGCGTGCAATACGTGGCCGAGAAAGGGGAGGCGTACTGGCTGATCGACGCGATCGCATCCTGGATCGGTAGTGAACCATTCAACGAAGCTGTCGCGAAAGACGACCGGATCGGCGAGATGCATTTTTGGACGCTCCGACGGATCCAAGGCAACGCCGCCACACTGGAAGCGAAGGCGGATAGCCCCGAGAAACCATTCATTGTCCAAGACATCGAGTTTACCGACTTTCCGCTCGACAAGATTGACATTTGGGCCGGGTTCGATGGAAAGCACTGGACGCTCTATCTACCGAGCGAGCACTAA
- a CDS encoding ArdC family protein, with the protein MAKKKHGNKPKRDIYREVTDRIIGYLEQGTAPWKNPIRGGTGDGWPKNLESGKRYRGINVLLLGMRSFEAGFSSDYWMTYRQAQAKNGQVKKGEKGSLVTFWKMYATRDKATGEPIEIPMLKHYTAFNVEQIDGIEIPDAPHDLSDAEPFEPIIEAERIVAGYQDKPSIEHDGGNRAFYRPSTDGVHMPKPEKFESPENYYSVLFHELTHSSGHSSRLNRGLDTELAPFGSPDYSREELIAEMGAAFLCAASGISRPTIEQSASYLQSWIDVLKGDSKLVIGAAGAAQKAVDHILGETFQDAANVAPTKNKPVTTESIVAAGTDTNSAQLDLF; encoded by the coding sequence ATGGCAAAGAAAAAACACGGCAACAAGCCGAAACGAGACATCTACCGGGAGGTTACCGATCGCATCATCGGCTATTTGGAACAAGGGACTGCCCCGTGGAAGAACCCGATCCGTGGCGGCACCGGAGATGGGTGGCCGAAGAACCTTGAAAGCGGAAAACGGTATCGCGGGATCAATGTTCTCTTGCTGGGGATGCGATCCTTTGAAGCCGGATTCAGTTCGGATTACTGGATGACGTACCGGCAGGCACAAGCCAAGAATGGCCAGGTCAAGAAAGGTGAAAAGGGCTCACTGGTCACGTTCTGGAAAATGTACGCCACCCGAGACAAAGCAACCGGTGAACCGATTGAGATCCCCATGCTCAAACACTACACGGCGTTCAACGTCGAACAAATAGACGGCATCGAGATCCCTGATGCGCCGCATGACTTGTCTGATGCGGAACCGTTTGAACCAATCATCGAGGCCGAACGGATCGTTGCCGGATACCAGGACAAGCCGAGTATCGAACATGACGGCGGAAACCGAGCTTTCTATCGACCTAGCACCGATGGCGTTCACATGCCAAAACCAGAGAAATTCGAGTCACCAGAAAATTACTATTCCGTTTTGTTCCATGAACTGACCCACTCAAGCGGCCACAGTAGCCGACTGAACCGAGGCTTGGACACGGAGTTGGCGCCATTCGGATCGCCAGACTACAGCCGTGAAGAACTGATTGCCGAGATGGGAGCCGCGTTTCTTTGTGCCGCCAGTGGCATTAGTCGGCCCACCATTGAACAGTCCGCGTCCTATCTGCAGAGTTGGATCGACGTGCTCAAGGGCGATAGCAAACTTGTCATTGGTGCAGCCGGAGCAGCCCAAAAAGCTGTCGATCACATCCTGGGTGAAACTTTCCAGGACGCTGCCAATGTCGCCCCGACAAAAAACAAGCCGGTGACAACAGAATCGATCGTCGCCGCGGGGACCGATACCAATTCTGCTCAGCTCGATCTGTTTTGA
- the mobF gene encoding MobF family relaxase: MLIATQSKNIAATRQYFDQVLTQGDYYLGQEINGQWHGKGAETLGLGRGTDVTKDQFSALLQGQHPNTGRSLTQRNRKDRRPGMDLTFSVPKSVSLAWAINVDERLVDALRDAVRETMTKDVEPLMQRRVRHGEHHSSEQKSTTGELIYADFLHTTSRPVDGKADPHLHIHAFVINWTHQDGKHYAGQMEEIVRQRASLQAKFESRLARRLRDQLGYAVSPTRFAQSGRIKAGWEIDGLDRKTIEKFSKRTQQVEAAARAKGVHDAAKKATLGKQTREKKELGTSVERLRDEWSSRLNDEERKAFERLATLSVQGNGGEEHCEANVSVEYALDHHLFRHSTVERHQVVATALEHGLTFTPEEIERTLDRQPIIQRSLDQDGASRSFVTTQEVLDAEKRLIDFARDGRGTRQAIGKQEHRFDRDWLNEQQKAAVNHVLTSRDTVMAVTGGAGTGKSSLMQEAADAIAQNDKKLFTFAPSTGAKEVLQSKGFQQTQTVEHLIRNTKLHPEVRDQVIWIDEAGLMDVRSLNAVFDIAKEQNARVVLSGDTRQHASPRRGEAMRLLEREAGLNIARVEVIQRQKGQYRKAVESISRGHEIDERSGKSGLLAGFDMLDAMGKIQEIDADNKHEVLAAGFLSAMDKGKSTLVVAPTHAEAAAATREIRRSLRERGKLAEQERPFLQLQSMNLTEAQKREAATYAEQAGAIVQFHQNARGGIQRGERYRVAGAVENEVELISIGNGDRKKLPIATPDRFEVYREDEVRLAAGDKIRFSLGGTTKNGQTRLSNGRLDEVKGFDSSGNLVLKGGQVVSRDYGHLDLGYVITSHASQGKDRDVVISAMGATSLPAINAKTLYVTASRGSEDVVIYVDDKSKVRRAIERSGQQMSATELVGQQPQGPTKTKRSESPTPQTNLPMRQRSSHRRHFEAFRSRVRTWLRSNAMNRQRPPQSPDRRVHQRNDRRLTPHVRRSI, encoded by the coding sequence ATGCTGATCGCGACACAGAGCAAAAACATCGCTGCGACGCGTCAATATTTTGACCAGGTGCTCACTCAGGGTGACTACTACCTCGGCCAAGAGATCAATGGTCAATGGCACGGCAAAGGAGCCGAGACACTGGGATTAGGTCGTGGCACGGATGTGACCAAAGATCAGTTTTCCGCACTGCTTCAAGGCCAACATCCGAACACCGGCAGATCACTGACACAGCGCAATCGCAAGGACCGTCGTCCGGGGATGGATCTGACATTTTCCGTCCCAAAGTCGGTCTCCCTCGCGTGGGCGATCAACGTAGACGAACGATTGGTGGACGCTTTGCGTGATGCGGTTCGCGAGACAATGACCAAAGACGTCGAACCGTTGATGCAACGCCGTGTCCGGCACGGCGAACATCACAGCAGCGAGCAGAAGTCGACCACCGGTGAATTGATCTACGCTGATTTCCTCCACACAACGTCTCGCCCAGTCGATGGCAAAGCGGATCCGCATTTGCACATCCATGCTTTTGTCATCAATTGGACCCATCAAGACGGCAAGCACTACGCGGGGCAGATGGAGGAGATCGTTCGCCAGCGAGCCAGTCTTCAGGCCAAGTTCGAATCGCGACTTGCTCGGCGGCTGCGTGATCAACTTGGTTACGCCGTGAGCCCTACTCGCTTTGCCCAATCAGGACGCATCAAAGCGGGCTGGGAGATCGATGGATTGGATCGCAAGACGATTGAAAAGTTCAGCAAACGAACCCAGCAGGTCGAGGCAGCCGCTCGAGCCAAAGGCGTCCATGACGCGGCAAAGAAGGCAACGCTCGGCAAACAGACTCGCGAGAAGAAGGAACTTGGCACGTCAGTCGAACGATTACGGGACGAATGGTCATCGCGTTTGAACGATGAGGAACGCAAGGCGTTCGAACGATTGGCAACGCTAAGCGTCCAAGGCAATGGCGGTGAAGAGCATTGCGAGGCGAACGTCTCGGTCGAATACGCTCTCGATCATCACCTGTTCCGTCATTCTACCGTGGAGCGGCATCAGGTCGTTGCAACCGCATTGGAGCATGGGCTGACGTTCACACCTGAAGAGATTGAACGAACACTCGATCGACAACCAATCATTCAGCGAAGCCTCGACCAGGATGGTGCATCCCGGTCGTTCGTCACGACCCAAGAAGTGCTTGATGCTGAAAAACGTTTGATCGATTTCGCACGCGATGGACGCGGAACCAGGCAAGCAATTGGGAAGCAAGAACATCGATTTGATCGCGACTGGCTGAACGAGCAACAAAAAGCGGCCGTCAATCATGTCCTGACGAGCCGCGATACCGTGATGGCTGTCACGGGTGGCGCGGGCACGGGTAAGTCGTCGCTCATGCAGGAGGCTGCCGATGCGATTGCGCAGAACGACAAGAAACTGTTTACGTTCGCACCCAGCACGGGCGCGAAGGAAGTCCTGCAAAGTAAAGGGTTCCAACAAACGCAAACGGTCGAGCATTTGATCCGGAACACCAAGTTGCATCCCGAGGTCCGCGACCAAGTGATTTGGATCGATGAAGCGGGATTGATGGACGTGCGGTCACTCAATGCCGTTTTCGATATCGCCAAAGAGCAGAATGCCCGCGTGGTGCTCTCTGGTGACACACGGCAGCACGCGTCGCCACGCCGAGGGGAAGCGATGCGGCTGCTCGAAAGAGAAGCCGGCTTGAACATTGCCCGCGTGGAAGTCATCCAACGCCAGAAGGGCCAGTATCGCAAAGCCGTGGAATCGATCAGTCGTGGACACGAAATCGACGAGCGTTCCGGCAAGTCCGGACTGCTGGCCGGGTTTGACATGCTCGATGCGATGGGGAAGATCCAAGAGATCGACGCCGACAACAAACATGAAGTCTTGGCAGCAGGATTCCTTTCGGCAATGGACAAGGGCAAGTCAACACTGGTCGTGGCTCCTACGCATGCGGAAGCCGCCGCCGCGACCAGGGAAATTCGACGATCGCTTCGCGAGCGAGGCAAGCTTGCCGAGCAGGAACGCCCCTTCCTTCAGCTGCAATCAATGAACCTGACAGAAGCCCAAAAGCGTGAAGCCGCCACCTACGCGGAGCAAGCCGGGGCGATTGTTCAATTTCACCAGAATGCACGCGGGGGCATCCAACGAGGCGAACGCTACCGCGTCGCGGGGGCAGTCGAAAATGAAGTCGAGTTGATCTCGATAGGCAATGGTGACCGCAAGAAGCTTCCAATCGCGACACCTGATCGATTCGAGGTTTACCGCGAAGACGAGGTTCGACTTGCCGCTGGCGACAAGATCCGTTTTAGCCTGGGTGGAACAACCAAGAACGGACAAACCCGCTTGAGCAATGGGCGACTGGACGAAGTCAAAGGCTTTGACTCGAGCGGAAACCTTGTTTTGAAGGGCGGCCAGGTTGTCTCCAGGGACTACGGGCATTTGGACCTTGGATATGTCATCACGAGCCATGCCAGTCAGGGCAAAGACAGGGACGTGGTAATCTCTGCGATGGGTGCGACTTCCCTGCCCGCGATCAACGCCAAAACGCTGTACGTGACTGCGTCACGCGGTAGCGAAGATGTGGTGATCTACGTCGACGACAAATCCAAGGTCAGACGAGCGATTGAACGCAGCGGCCAACAGATGTCAGCAACAGAACTCGTTGGCCAGCAACCGCAGGGTCCCACCAAGACAAAACGGAGCGAGTCCCCTACTCCACAGACTAATCTCCCGATGCGTCAGCGATCGAGTCACCGGCGTCACTTCGAAGCGTTCCGTAGTCGCGTCCGAACATGGCTGAGATCGAATGCCATGAACCGTCAACGCCCACCGCAGTCCCCAGATCGCCGTGTTCACCAACGCAACGATCGTCGTCTAACGCCACATGTTCGAAGGAGCATCTAG